One window of Ignavibacteriota bacterium genomic DNA carries:
- a CDS encoding DNA/RNA non-specific endonuclease, with product MKNILLLFLLPLSVFSQYTHTELGTPASSYDLSIVFRTEFASGVRCDLGVPIWVSYNLNKDWFGDVPRFTGNFIVDSLLPVDCRIRHSDYTNSGYDRGHMVRSLERTRTVDQNKATFRMSNIIPQLPELNQQTWLRMEEYIEKLALDSLKEMYIFAGPVYAKDKPYTFYNDKVAIPDSCYKIVVVLPYGSKKDAVNEHTEVIACMFPNNAPDVKNHHWTTYKTTIDHIEQSTGIDFLWEIPKSIQDVLEGRSSTSVPNNSQLLIYPNPATDYVVIPSENFTVYNSLGFVVGTYTYSKIDVSALPKGVYFVRTENGLIKFVK from the coding sequence ATGAAAAATATCTTACTCTTATTTCTATTGCCATTATCTGTTTTCAGTCAGTACACACATACGGAGCTTGGAACTCCCGCAAGTTCTTACGATTTATCAATTGTATTCAGAACCGAATTTGCCTCAGGTGTCCGCTGTGATTTGGGCGTTCCAATTTGGGTATCATACAACCTGAATAAAGACTGGTTCGGAGACGTGCCTCGCTTCACAGGTAACTTTATAGTAGATTCACTTTTACCTGTTGACTGCCGTATCAGACATTCCGATTATACCAATTCAGGTTACGACAGGGGACACATGGTCAGAAGTCTTGAACGGACACGCACCGTTGACCAAAATAAAGCTACTTTCCGTATGTCAAATATTATTCCGCAACTTCCGGAACTGAATCAACAAACTTGGTTACGTATGGAAGAATATATTGAGAAACTCGCACTTGACAGCTTAAAAGAAATGTATATCTTTGCGGGTCCGGTTTATGCTAAGGACAAACCTTATACTTTTTACAATGACAAGGTTGCTATTCCTGACAGTTGCTATAAGATAGTAGTTGTTTTACCTTACGGTTCTAAAAAGGACGCTGTAAACGAGCATACAGAAGTGATTGCCTGTATGTTCCCTAACAATGCCCCTGATGTGAAAAATCACCATTGGACTACTTACAAAACTACCATAGACCACATTGAGCAAAGCACAGGTATTGATTTTCTTTGGGAAATTCCGAAGTCTATTCAGGACGTACTCGAGGGACGTAGTTCTACATCTGTTCCAAATAATTCTCAGCTCTTAATCTATCCTAACCCTGCTACTGATTATGTGGTGATACCATCTGAAAACTTCACGGTTTACAACTCACTTGGATTTGTGGTCGGAACATATACCTATTCAAAAATAGATGTCTCAGCCCTGCCCAAAGGTGTGTACTTCGTAAGAACTGAGAACGGATTAATTAAGTTTGTTAAATAA
- a CDS encoding tetratricopeptide repeat protein has protein sequence MKILLLLLFILNLSVFSQTADEHYNYALVKFFEEDYYGAMIQLSKAIEMKPDFAEAYGNRGFVYFNIGDTVKALNDFDKALELNPALHTIYNNRGYLNILRNNYDLAIQDLEKAISIKPDFAEAIYNQGLAYYELKQLDKACELWYQAGDLGYTKAFKNINEKCR, from the coding sequence ATGAAAATACTATTACTCTTATTGTTTATCCTGAATTTATCGGTCTTCTCACAGACCGCAGATGAACATTATAATTATGCACTTGTGAAATTCTTTGAAGAAGATTACTACGGTGCTATGATTCAGCTCTCAAAAGCTATTGAGATGAAACCCGACTTTGCCGAAGCATACGGAAATCGCGGTTTCGTTTACTTCAATATCGGTGATACTGTCAAAGCTCTAAATGATTTCGATAAAGCCCTTGAGCTCAATCCGGCACTCCATACAATCTACAATAATCGTGGTTATCTGAACATACTCAGGAATAACTACGATTTAGCTATTCAGGATTTAGAGAAAGCCATCTCCATAAAACCTGATTTTGCTGAAGCAATTTATAATCAAGGTTTAGCTTATTACGAACTCAAACAACTTGACAAAGCCTGCGAACTTTGGTATCAAGCAGGAGACTTAGGATATACCAAAGCGTTCAAAAATATTAATGAAAAATGCAGATGA
- a CDS encoding S24 family peptidase, which yields MSKGNYNSNVDRLFTIGITNVELYTSSFVGGPGADINDGIEVVQFPHIPGLDSSKHKLIVVKGDSMSPFIDEGDTVIIELYQKNKKPKKGDVVAVILNGDLILKIFDPGTPCLYLSSVNQDYEPIQVYDTDTCDIIGKAWKVVKDAVL from the coding sequence ATGTCAAAAGGTAATTATAATAGTAATGTTGACAGATTATTTACAATCGGAATTACAAATGTAGAATTATACACAAGTTCATTTGTTGGGGGCCCTGGAGCGGATATTAACGACGGGATTGAAGTAGTGCAATTTCCACACATACCCGGATTAGACTCATCAAAACATAAATTAATAGTTGTTAAGGGTGATTCAATGTCGCCATTCATTGATGAGGGCGACACTGTGATTATTGAGTTATATCAAAAAAACAAAAAACCAAAGAAAGGAGATGTTGTTGCAGTTATACTTAATGGTGATTTAATCCTTAAAATTTTCGACCCTGGTACACCATGTTTATATTTGTCTTCCGTTAATCAGGATTATGAACCTATTCAAGTATATGACACTGATACATGCGATATTATCGGTAAAGCTTGGAAAGTGGTGAAAGATGCTGTTTTATAA
- a CDS encoding recombinase family protein, producing MSKVIGYSRISSSVQELDVQKQLLLEYAQRHRMIIDEFIESETSSRLSPKERKINELINKLNSDDILLVAELSRLGRNMLETLNIINELTVKGIQIIFIRQPELSTNSQHGKLLMAIYSYFAESEREFISIRTKSGLATARAKGQLLGRPRGAKNSKGSPFDELKKDILKHLKLGIPLNSILKIINNQSEHNLSYSALRYYIEHDRELNGVK from the coding sequence ATGAGTAAAGTAATTGGTTACAGCAGGATTTCAAGTTCAGTGCAGGAACTTGATGTTCAAAAACAACTTCTTTTGGAATACGCACAACGGCACAGAATGATAATTGATGAGTTTATTGAAAGTGAAACATCAAGCCGTCTGTCTCCGAAAGAACGGAAAATAAATGAACTAATAAATAAACTGAATTCGGATGATATATTACTTGTAGCTGAATTAAGCCGCTTGGGTAGAAATATGCTTGAAACTTTGAATATCATAAATGAACTTACAGTAAAAGGTATTCAAATAATTTTTATCCGGCAACCTGAATTATCAACTAATTCACAACACGGCAAACTTCTGATGGCAATATATTCTTATTTTGCAGAATCCGAACGAGAATTTATTTCGATAAGAACAAAAAGTGGACTTGCTACAGCAAGAGCGAAGGGGCAATTATTAGGGCGTCCTCGCGGAGCAAAGAACTCAAAAGGTAGTCCCTTTGACGAACTCAAAAAAGATATTCTAAAACATTTGAAGCTCGGTATTCCATTGAACTCGATATTGAAGATAATCAACAACCAGTCTGAGCATAATTTGAGCTATTCGGCATTGAGATATTATATCGAGCATGATAGAGAGTTGAATGGTGTGAAGTAA
- the cas6 gene encoding CRISPR-associated endoribonuclease Cas6, whose amino-acid sequence MRIKIDFETSGVMDVPYRQFENLQGLVMSLLSKYDNINWLHNEGTREKRVYKPLCYSHFIGNRKALKHNWRYFGNFSLYISSPMPAIIFSIEKLLKERSYFRFCNKTIVSINYEIIDTENVKSHTFSTLSPIVCSTPITLTSGKIYQKFLDAFDIDFSRILQDNLKNKAKAFYNLELNGKFEIIPEFDKSEVISKFHLYNYKNSVIKAMSGRYKINADSNYLYVANNCGLGSRNALGFGLINIIGDNSNAEN is encoded by the coding sequence ATGCGTATTAAAATAGATTTTGAAACATCAGGGGTGATGGATGTCCCTTACAGGCAATTCGAGAACCTGCAGGGGCTTGTTATGTCGTTATTATCGAAATATGATAATATAAATTGGCTACATAACGAAGGCACAAGGGAAAAAAGGGTTTATAAACCGCTCTGTTATTCACATTTTATTGGAAATCGTAAAGCTCTAAAGCACAATTGGAGATATTTTGGCAATTTCAGTTTGTACATTTCATCCCCTATGCCGGCTATAATATTTTCAATCGAGAAATTATTGAAAGAAAGGTCATATTTCAGATTTTGCAATAAAACAATAGTATCTATTAATTATGAAATTATTGATACAGAGAATGTAAAATCACATACATTTTCCACGCTTTCACCTATTGTTTGTTCAACGCCGATTACACTTACATCAGGTAAAATCTATCAAAAATTTTTAGATGCTTTTGATATAGATTTTAGCAGAATTTTGCAAGATAATTTAAAAAATAAAGCAAAAGCATTTTACAATTTAGAACTTAACGGTAAATTTGAGATAATTCCTGAGTTCGACAAATCGGAAGTGATCAGTAAATTTCATCTTTATAATTATAAAAATTCAGTCATTAAAGCGATGTCTGGGCGTTATAAAATTAACGCTGATTCTAATTACTTATATGTAGCAAATAATTGCGGGCTTGGGAGTCGTAACGCTCTTGGGTTCGGTTTAATCAATATAATAGGAGATAATTCTAATGCAGAAAATTAA
- a CDS encoding restriction endonuclease subunit S gives MVDNSNLAYKFTEVEKEIDYTYLPDQLKYTSVSLTEVFNNKLRLEASAFSIEAKFAKEKILNNKNGYKYAWSKDGFIENCFYGGRAKRNYVAKNTEGAVGFLGSAEMLNIYPKAVKYLSSNVINIVPFKVDKGTILISRSGTIGKVTFVNDTLSKNLISEHAIRIIAKEYAGYLFTFFQTETGQTLVKSNIFGAVVDQIEPQHFEKIVVPNAPESLKKEIHELVIDSYDLRDESNNLIDHAEQILYEELQLKPIEELKTEYFDNSVDLRNYTTKLSNLRLRLDSSYHIPMVQLVEQEIKRHAKEISTIGQLSKDVILAGVFKRTYVDSENGVPFLGGRDITQLNPQVEKFLSKSVHATRIKKELAVFENYVLISDRGTIGKVQIVPKHWTGWAVSQNIIKVIANSNDIAGYLFCFFNSDYGQILIKRETYGSVVDMIDDKNVNGIHVPLLKNEKKQKEINDLVLQANELRYQAHLKEQEAIKKMENIINTTNDNKFSIALKHLHSNSEIDQLVYQLYELTEEEIKIVEGD, from the coding sequence ATGGTAGATAACAGCAATTTAGCATATAAGTTTACAGAAGTTGAAAAGGAAATAGATTACACCTATTTACCCGATCAACTTAAATATACTTCTGTTTCGCTCACTGAAGTTTTTAATAATAAATTACGTTTAGAGGCAAGTGCTTTTAGTATTGAAGCAAAATTTGCAAAAGAAAAAATATTAAATAACAAAAATGGCTATAAATACGCTTGGTCAAAAGATGGTTTTATAGAAAACTGTTTTTATGGTGGTAGAGCTAAAAGAAATTATGTTGCAAAGAATACAGAAGGAGCAGTAGGTTTTTTGGGTAGTGCTGAAATGCTTAATATATATCCAAAAGCTGTGAAATACCTTTCTTCGAATGTTATAAATATAGTGCCATTTAAAGTTGATAAAGGCACGATTTTAATTTCTCGTTCAGGAACAATTGGAAAGGTAACATTTGTAAATGATACCCTTTCTAAAAACTTAATAAGTGAACATGCCATTAGGATTATAGCTAAAGAATATGCAGGTTATTTGTTTACATTTTTTCAAACTGAAACAGGACAAACACTTGTAAAAAGTAACATTTTTGGTGCTGTTGTAGACCAAATTGAACCACAACATTTTGAAAAAATTGTTGTTCCAAATGCACCAGAGAGCTTAAAAAAGGAAATTCATGAACTTGTAATAGACTCTTATGATTTACGAGATGAATCAAATAATTTAATTGACCACGCAGAGCAAATATTATATGAAGAACTTCAATTAAAACCAATTGAAGAACTAAAAACTGAATACTTTGATAACTCAGTAGATTTAAGAAACTACACTACTAAATTGAGTAATTTACGTTTACGCTTAGACAGTTCTTACCACATTCCAATGGTTCAATTAGTTGAACAAGAAATCAAACGACATGCAAAAGAAATTTCTACAATTGGGCAACTTTCAAAAGATGTAATTCTTGCAGGTGTTTTCAAAAGAACTTATGTTGACAGCGAAAATGGAGTTCCATTTCTTGGTGGTAGAGATATAACTCAGTTAAACCCACAAGTTGAAAAATTTCTGTCCAAAAGTGTTCACGCTACGAGAATTAAAAAGGAATTGGCAGTATTTGAAAACTATGTTTTAATTTCAGACAGAGGCACAATCGGAAAAGTTCAAATTGTACCAAAACATTGGACTGGTTGGGCAGTTAGTCAGAACATTATTAAAGTGATTGCAAACTCAAATGACATAGCAGGTTATTTGTTTTGCTTCTTTAATTCTGATTATGGACAAATCTTAATCAAACGAGAAACTTACGGTTCAGTCGTTGACATGATTGACGACAAGAATGTTAACGGAATCCATGTTCCACTTTTAAAGAACGAGAAAAAGCAAAAAGAAATAAATGACTTGGTTTTACAAGCAAACGAATTGAGATACCAAGCTCATTTAAAAGAGCAGGAAGCGATTAAGAAAATGGAAAACATAATAAACACAACAAATGACAACAAATTTTCAATTGCTTTGAAACATTTACATAGCAACTCCGAAATTGACCAGCTCGTCTATCAGCTCTACGAACTGACAGAAGAAGAAATTAAGATTGTGGAGGGGGATTAG
- a CDS encoding tyrosine-type recombinase/integrase yields the protein MSISHKGERIRETTNLTWDKLNFKLAMKLLENRYLEVLNPNNDKEKAVDISELFEDFLKFKSKSISYSAIKKYKQAWNNWIAEDYYSDEMNQLKKDIFERISTSKLHPNTINKSLDLLSAFFSYIKELGYIEESPISKSFKQQFKKDETEQFESGEIENILNEFTPDSEMWKLLKFISLTGLRISEALSLKSNNFFEGYISFSGKGNRKREIPLLPDSELWNLCQELKAKPKAFFWKSHAVPHRRLLKACNKLGIKNKGFHGIRKYFENSMIDAGANIKATADILGHTLAIQEKHYKTKTKVEKLKDAISVVTKYERHTKSTEKNPDDVIN from the coding sequence ATGTCAATATCACACAAAGGTGAAAGGATAAGAGAAACTACAAACCTCACATGGGATAAATTGAATTTCAAATTGGCTATGAAATTGTTGGAGAACAGATATCTTGAAGTACTTAATCCAAATAATGATAAAGAAAAAGCGGTTGATATATCAGAACTGTTTGAGGATTTCCTGAAATTCAAATCAAAGTCTATATCATACTCAGCAATAAAGAAATATAAACAGGCTTGGAATAATTGGATAGCAGAGGATTATTACTCTGATGAGATGAACCAACTGAAAAAGGATATATTTGAGAGGATATCCACTTCAAAACTGCATCCAAATACTATCAATAAATCATTGGATTTGCTTTCCGCATTTTTCTCATACATCAAAGAGCTTGGATATATTGAAGAATCGCCAATCTCAAAGTCTTTCAAACAACAATTTAAGAAAGATGAGACAGAGCAATTTGAAAGTGGTGAGATTGAAAATATATTGAATGAATTTACTCCAGACTCGGAAATGTGGAAGTTGTTAAAATTTATCAGCTTGACAGGATTAAGGATTAGTGAAGCATTAAGTTTAAAAAGCAATAATTTCTTTGAAGGTTATATCTCCTTTTCGGGAAAAGGGAATCGAAAAAGAGAAATACCTCTTTTACCGGATAGTGAATTGTGGAATTTATGCCAGGAACTTAAGGCAAAGCCAAAAGCATTCTTTTGGAAATCACATGCAGTACCTCATCGGCGTCTGCTCAAAGCATGTAATAAGTTAGGGATTAAAAATAAAGGATTTCACGGGATAAGAAAGTACTTTGAAAACTCAATGATTGATGCAGGAGCCAATATAAAAGCCACTGCTGATATTTTAGGACATACATTAGCAATTCAAGAGAAGCATTATAAGACCAAAACCAAAGTAGAAAAACTAAAAGATGCCATAAGTGTTGTTACTAAATATGAACGGCACACAAAAAGCACAGAAAAGAACCCCGATGATGTAATAAATTGA
- a CDS encoding phosphoadenosine phosphosulfate reductase family protein, producing MFDNRIKQIFDTINKSFETINKPYLSISWGKDSILLLYFVRQVNPKVKCVYLNSGYALPDTYEVRDRLLQEWDMNYSEIKSDYFAIKDFKPPDQRTKQEQKKYVDILKKIPFDKFAKENGYDGNFWGIRACESIGRKHLIKTNGLLFKSSNGLYRSSPIGWVTNEELWYFYDKFNIPMNLIYTKTKFINKDQIRNTGWLSTDGEDRGRIIWLRHYYPQQYKKLITMYPYLRGIT from the coding sequence GTGTTTGATAATCGTATAAAACAAATATTTGATACAATTAATAAATCTTTTGAAACAATAAATAAACCCTATTTATCAATAAGCTGGGGTAAAGATTCGATATTATTGCTCTATTTTGTAAGGCAAGTAAACCCTAAAGTGAAATGTGTTTATTTAAATTCAGGATATGCCCTACCAGACACTTACGAAGTAAGGGATAGATTGCTACAAGAGTGGGATATGAATTATAGCGAGATAAAATCAGATTATTTCGCTATAAAGGACTTTAAACCACCAGACCAAAGGACTAAACAAGAACAAAAAAAATATGTTGATATATTAAAAAAAATTCCTTTTGATAAATTTGCTAAAGAAAATGGATATGACGGGAATTTCTGGGGTATCAGGGCTTGTGAATCTATTGGTCGTAAACATTTAATAAAAACGAATGGTTTATTGTTCAAAAGTTCAAATGGATTATATCGTAGCTCCCCAATCGGATGGGTAACAAACGAGGAATTGTGGTATTTTTATGATAAATTTAATATACCAATGAATCTAATTTATACAAAGACTAAATTTATCAATAAAGACCAAATAAGAAATACTGGATGGCTAAGCACTGATGGAGAAGATAGAGGGCGTATAATATGGTTGCGTCATTATTACCCGCAACAATATAAAAAATTAATAACTATGTACCCATACTTAAGAGGAATAACATGA
- a CDS encoding ParB N-terminal domain-containing protein: MIVKLNVQQLKKEQKFQNRAELNQEVVQDYHEKMMSGEVFPPMTVFFDSVTYYLVDGYHRFYAYIKSKIYDVDCEVIDGTQRDAILYACGVNSKHGLKRSNADKRKSVMMLLNDDEWCKWSDHKIAEIVNVTRQFVTKIRDEFQNLTSNIASDELNEFPPEEPEAPEITEPELRTYVNKYGKTATMNVSNIGKKKKDDNYKDNFTMIEYPDLHLNEKLRRRLIGTRFFNNKPSLDFIASLDTQYDQNDCIDLLIKRKIKRAVEFLDYVPTKDIITDQNDPEFSILGRVKRDKDIIDLKNDVLNVLEAYKNVKSERCREIVSILSEYINYQLS, from the coding sequence ATGATTGTTAAACTTAATGTTCAACAGCTCAAGAAAGAACAGAAATTTCAAAACAGAGCTGAACTTAATCAGGAAGTTGTTCAGGACTATCATGAGAAAATGATGTCCGGTGAGGTTTTCCCTCCGATGACGGTGTTCTTTGATAGCGTTACTTATTATCTTGTTGATGGATATCATAGATTTTATGCTTATATCAAGTCTAAAATTTATGATGTTGATTGTGAAGTGATTGATGGGACACAAAGAGATGCGATTTTGTATGCTTGCGGAGTAAACTCCAAACATGGTCTGAAAAGGTCTAATGCTGATAAAAGAAAATCAGTGATGATGCTACTTAATGATGATGAATGGTGTAAATGGTCTGACCATAAAATTGCTGAAATTGTCAATGTAACTCGTCAATTCGTCACAAAAATAAGAGACGAATTCCAAAATCTCACTAGCAATATTGCTAGTGACGAACTAAACGAATTCCCCCCGGAAGAACCGGAAGCCCCTGAAATCACAGAACCTGAGCTAAGAACTTATGTTAATAAGTATGGAAAAACCGCAACTATGAACGTAAGCAATATTGGGAAAAAGAAAAAGGATGACAATTATAAAGATAATTTTACTATGATTGAGTATCCTGACCTTCATCTAAATGAAAAGCTCAGACGCAGGCTCATTGGAACCAGATTCTTTAACAATAAACCTTCACTTGATTTTATAGCTTCTCTTGATACTCAGTATGACCAAAATGATTGTATTGATTTGCTTATCAAGAGAAAAATTAAAAGAGCTGTTGAGTTTTTGGATTATGTTCCTACGAAAGACATAATTACTGATCAGAATGATCCTGAATTTAGTATACTTGGAAGAGTAAAAAGAGACAAGGATATCATTGACTTAAAAAACGATGTTTTGAATGTATTAGAGGCTTACAAAAATGTTAAGTCTGAGAGATGCAGGGAAATTGTATCAATCCTTTCTGAATACATCAATTATCAGTTATCATAA
- a CDS encoding N-6 DNA methylase, producing the protein MIEAKVIISIPEGKLRDYIDGTIRVDTPEEYVRQTVEKRLINEHKYSKEQIKIEYGVQMGSGKKRADIVIFPKGSITEEMKDQDNIWLVIECKKEAVKPTDKNNGVEQMKSYMAACGNCEWGMWTNGMHKEVWRRVRNEQGKYVYEEFNDIPSADGTTDEHERPNRNTLIKAYEDNLLFTFKTCHNIIYVNEGLQKQPAFFEFLKIIFCKIHDERNLLEPVEFFTTSKERNYKDGQASVYKRISKIFEDVKKRHGQIFDKNDEIKLAPRTVTYLVAELQKYALLTTNIDIKGKAYEEIVGANLRGDRGEFFTPRNVMKMAVSMINPKETERVLDSSCGTGGFVVTAMTAVIDSLRERMETQYGEEEGWNADVRKAFNDKISEIASENYFGFDINPDLVKATKMNMVMNNDGSGNILQLNSLLPPQEWEEETKKKLAKALGISASEIRNHKSLSHFDIIVTNPPFGSKIPIKDHQILEQFDIAHIWNKDENGNWFKTDRLQSSVPPEQLFIERIIQLLKEGGRTAIVLPDSILGAPGLEYIRYWLIKNTKIIASVDLHADAFQPRNGTQCSILFLQKKTKAEIADEEKSRQIIDYDIFMSMIDHIGHDKRGGKIFKRDEKGNIVMIEVEELVKEKDADGNLIARKEVTQEKIVNDQTIHVADVFSKWKIKQGIAW; encoded by the coding sequence ATGATAGAAGCTAAAGTAATAATATCAATTCCCGAAGGAAAATTAAGAGACTACATTGACGGAACAATTCGAGTTGACACTCCAGAAGAATACGTAAGACAGACCGTTGAAAAAAGATTGATTAACGAACACAAATACTCGAAGGAGCAAATCAAAATTGAGTATGGTGTTCAAATGGGTTCAGGTAAAAAACGAGCTGACATTGTAATTTTCCCCAAAGGCTCAATTACGGAGGAAATGAAAGACCAAGATAATATTTGGTTAGTAATTGAGTGTAAAAAAGAAGCTGTAAAGCCAACCGACAAAAACAATGGAGTTGAGCAGATGAAATCCTACATGGCGGCTTGTGGGAACTGCGAATGGGGAATGTGGACAAACGGAATGCACAAAGAAGTTTGGCGGAGAGTTAGAAACGAGCAAGGAAAATATGTTTACGAAGAGTTTAACGATATTCCTTCTGCTGACGGAACAACTGATGAACACGAAAGACCGAATCGAAACACCTTAATAAAAGCATACGAAGACAATTTGCTCTTTACTTTCAAAACATGCCATAACATTATTTACGTTAATGAAGGTTTGCAAAAACAACCTGCATTTTTCGAGTTTCTTAAAATCATTTTTTGCAAAATTCATGACGAGCGAAACTTGCTTGAACCGGTCGAGTTTTTTACCACTTCAAAAGAAAGAAATTACAAAGACGGACAAGCTAGCGTTTACAAGAGAATTTCTAAGATATTTGAGGATGTTAAAAAGCGACACGGACAAATATTTGATAAAAATGATGAAATTAAATTAGCACCAAGAACTGTTACTTATTTGGTTGCTGAACTTCAAAAATATGCACTGCTCACTACAAATATTGACATAAAGGGAAAGGCTTATGAAGAAATTGTAGGTGCTAACCTAAGAGGTGATAGAGGCGAGTTTTTTACGCCTAGAAACGTAATGAAAATGGCGGTTTCCATGATTAATCCTAAAGAAACCGAACGAGTTTTAGACAGCAGTTGCGGCACGGGAGGGTTTGTGGTTACAGCCATGACAGCAGTAATAGATTCTTTGCGTGAAAGAATGGAAACACAATATGGCGAAGAAGAAGGTTGGAATGCTGACGTAAGAAAAGCATTTAACGATAAAATTTCTGAAATAGCTTCTGAAAATTATTTTGGTTTTGACATAAATCCAGACTTGGTAAAAGCTACCAAAATGAATATGGTAATGAATAATGACGGAAGCGGAAATATTCTACAACTTAATTCACTATTACCACCGCAAGAATGGGAAGAAGAAACTAAAAAGAAACTAGCAAAAGCATTAGGGATTTCAGCAAGTGAAATTCGCAATCACAAGAGTTTAAGTCATTTCGATATTATCGTAACCAATCCACCTTTTGGTTCTAAAATTCCAATCAAAGACCATCAAATACTTGAACAATTTGATATTGCCCACATTTGGAATAAAGATGAAAACGGAAATTGGTTCAAAACAGACCGTTTACAATCTAGCGTACCGCCCGAGCAACTTTTTATAGAAAGAATTATCCAACTATTAAAAGAAGGCGGAAGAACTGCAATTGTTTTACCTGATTCTATTTTAGGTGCACCAGGCCTTGAATACATTCGATATTGGTTAATCAAAAACACTAAAATAATTGCAAGTGTTGATTTACATGCAGACGCATTCCAACCAAGAAACGGAACACAATGTTCTATTCTATTCCTACAAAAGAAAACCAAAGCAGAAATTGCTGATGAAGAAAAATCAAGGCAAATAATTGATTACGATATTTTCATGTCCATGATAGACCATATTGGGCATGATAAAAGAGGCGGGAAAATTTTCAAAAGAGACGAAAAGGGAAATATTGTAATGATTGAAGTTGAGGAACTTGTAAAAGAAAAAGATGCTGACGGTAATTTAATTGCTCGTAAAGAAGTTACACAAGAAAAAATAGTGAATGACCAGACTATTCACGTTGCAGACGTTTTTTCAAAATGGAAAATTAAACAAGGAATAGCATGGTAG